One stretch of Jiangella gansuensis DSM 44835 DNA includes these proteins:
- a CDS encoding DUF421 domain-containing protein, whose product MDLILRALAVYVILILLFRIVGKRSLAQVTTFDFVLLLVVGEATQQALLGDDFSVTTAGIVIAALLCLDRLADYLGFRWPKLGRALESMPLILLDDGTPLHDRMRRVHITEEDILTAARELHGIERMDQIKFAVLERSGGISIIPAGREA is encoded by the coding sequence GTGGACCTCATCCTGCGGGCGCTGGCCGTCTATGTGATCCTCATCCTGTTGTTCCGCATTGTCGGAAAGAGATCGCTCGCACAAGTGACGACCTTCGATTTCGTCCTGCTGCTCGTCGTCGGGGAGGCGACACAGCAAGCACTGCTGGGCGACGACTTCTCGGTGACGACGGCGGGAATCGTCATCGCCGCGCTCTTGTGTCTCGATCGGCTGGCGGACTACCTCGGCTTCCGCTGGCCGAAGCTGGGCCGAGCGCTCGAGAGCATGCCGTTGATCCTGCTGGACGACGGCACACCGCTTCACGACCGGATGCGCCGCGTGCACATCACGGAGGAGGACATCCTGACCGCGGCTCGCGAGCTGCACGGCATCGAGCGGATGGACCAGATCAAGTTCGCGGTGCTGGAGCGATCCGGCGGCATCAGCATCATCCCGGCCGGCCGTGAGGCCTGA
- a CDS encoding ABC transporter permease: MTTGTYPSLRVLAHQVRYEQLTFWRNPQSAFFTFVFPIVIITIFGALFRDVPASAFYGGVSALQYYVCTIAGLSVLGSCYSQLAIVLSTRRQYGILKRTRATPLPTWIYVAGLLAHCVMVSVVTVLLIVGIGSLFGVPFPQLEQWPAVVVTLVLGAASFCALGVGVASLIRNAEAAPAVVQFVLFPLVFVSGTYLPIDSAVLDRISGVLPVRPFNEALLGAIAYDTGFAWRDLAVLLGWGVAGAVVAVRRFRWDPRPPE; the protein is encoded by the coding sequence GTGACTACCGGGACCTACCCATCGCTTCGCGTGCTCGCGCACCAGGTCCGCTACGAGCAACTGACGTTCTGGCGCAACCCGCAGAGCGCGTTCTTCACGTTCGTCTTCCCGATCGTGATCATCACGATCTTCGGCGCGCTCTTCCGCGACGTACCCGCGAGCGCGTTCTACGGCGGGGTGTCGGCGCTGCAGTACTACGTGTGCACCATCGCCGGGTTGTCGGTGCTGGGCTCCTGCTACAGCCAGCTCGCCATCGTGCTCTCGACCCGGCGGCAGTACGGGATCCTCAAACGCACGCGCGCCACACCGCTGCCGACCTGGATCTACGTCGCCGGCCTGCTGGCGCACTGCGTCATGGTGAGTGTCGTCACCGTGCTGCTCATCGTCGGCATCGGGAGCCTCTTCGGCGTGCCGTTCCCGCAGCTGGAGCAGTGGCCGGCCGTCGTCGTGACACTCGTGCTCGGCGCGGCGAGCTTCTGCGCGCTGGGCGTGGGGGTCGCCTCGCTCATCCGCAACGCGGAGGCGGCGCCCGCGGTCGTGCAGTTCGTGCTCTTCCCCCTCGTGTTCGTGTCCGGGACCTACCTGCCGATCGACTCCGCCGTCCTCGACCGGATCTCCGGGGTTCTGCCGGTACGGCCGTTCAACGAGGCACTTCTCGGCGCCATCGCGTACGACACCGGATTCGCATGGCGCGACCTCGCCGTACTCCTCGGGTGGGGCGTGGCCGGCGCTGTCGTCGCCGTCCGGCGCTTCCGGTGGGACCCCCGGCCCCCGGAATGA
- a CDS encoding ABC transporter ATP-binding protein gives MRTHLREAAVDVVGLRKSYGSVAAVRGVSFTVEDGEIFALLGPNGAGKSTVLEILEGFRARDAGRVGVLGLDPGDRAEAQRLRERIGLVLQDIAVEPYLTVRETLTRNAGYYPAPRDVDDVIGLVGLDGLERRKVRALSGGQKRRLDLALGVVGDPDLLFLDEPTTGFDPNARRDAWQLVRDLRDAGTTMLLTTHDMEEAQALADRVAVMTGGRIVSEGAPSTIGGRDTARTRIRFALPSGHPAADLPVAASPDHGLVTVDSANPTQTLHELTGWALRRGAALERLTVERPSLEDVYLRLTKGGSPASTTEEVAP, from the coding sequence ATGCGTACGCACCTGAGGGAAGCCGCCGTCGACGTCGTGGGCCTGCGGAAGAGCTACGGCTCCGTGGCCGCCGTCCGCGGGGTGAGCTTCACCGTCGAGGACGGTGAGATCTTCGCGCTGCTCGGGCCGAACGGCGCCGGTAAGTCCACGGTGCTGGAGATCCTCGAAGGCTTCCGTGCTCGCGATGCCGGCCGGGTCGGGGTGCTCGGTCTCGACCCGGGCGATCGGGCCGAGGCACAGCGGCTGCGCGAACGCATCGGGCTGGTGTTGCAGGACATCGCCGTCGAGCCGTACCTGACGGTCCGCGAGACGCTCACCCGGAACGCGGGCTACTACCCCGCCCCGCGAGACGTCGACGACGTCATCGGTCTCGTTGGTCTCGACGGGTTGGAACGCCGCAAGGTCCGGGCGCTGTCCGGCGGCCAGAAGCGCCGCCTGGACCTGGCACTGGGTGTGGTCGGCGACCCGGACCTGCTGTTCCTCGACGAGCCGACGACGGGATTCGATCCGAACGCGCGCCGAGACGCCTGGCAGCTCGTGCGCGACCTGCGTGACGCCGGCACCACCATGCTGCTCACCACGCACGACATGGAGGAGGCCCAGGCGTTGGCCGACCGCGTCGCCGTCATGACGGGCGGCCGCATCGTGTCCGAGGGTGCGCCGTCGACCATCGGCGGACGCGACACCGCGCGGACCCGGATCCGCTTCGCCCTGCCGTCCGGCCACCCGGCCGCCGACCTGCCCGTCGCCGCGAGTCCGGACCACGGGCTCGTGACCGTGGATTCCGCGAACCCGACGCAGACGCTGCACGAACTCACCGGCTGGGCGCTGCGACGCGGCGCGGCGCTGGAGCGGCTCACCGTCGAGCGGCCCAGCCTGGAGGACGTCTACCTGCGGCTGACGAAGGGCGGCTCGCCGGCATCGACCACGGAGGAGGTCGCACCGTGA
- a CDS encoding YceI family protein, producing the protein MNTRRADTTVTPRLGRYRIDARRSTITFRGRHLFGLMPVRGSFAVGTGTIDVAEPLRDSTIRVEIPTGSFHTGNEHRDRDVRSARFLDADQHPVMAFAADHIDSTAVTGTLTVRGVSRPVSLSIERAARSADGFAVDATTRIDRTEFGITAARGLAGRHLDVSLEITCVRT; encoded by the coding sequence ATGAACACACGACGAGCCGACACCACGGTGACCCCGCGGCTGGGCCGCTACCGGATCGACGCCCGCCGCTCGACCATCACGTTCCGCGGCCGGCACCTGTTCGGGCTGATGCCCGTGCGCGGCAGCTTCGCCGTCGGGACGGGAACGATCGACGTGGCCGAGCCGCTGCGCGATTCGACCATCCGGGTCGAGATCCCGACGGGGAGCTTCCACACCGGCAACGAGCACCGCGACCGCGACGTCCGGTCCGCGCGCTTCCTCGACGCCGACCAGCACCCGGTCATGGCCTTCGCCGCCGACCACATCGACAGCACCGCGGTCACCGGCACGCTGACCGTACGAGGCGTCAGCCGGCCCGTCTCGCTCTCGATCGAGCGGGCGGCCAGGTCGGCGGACGGGTTCGCCGTGGACGCCACCACGCGCATCGACCGGACCGAGTTCGGCATCACCGCCGCCCGAGGGCTGGCCGGACGCCACCTCGACGTGTCGTTGGAGATCACATGCGTACGCACCTGA
- a CDS encoding sensor histidine kinase, which yields MVDRSWLRRHQGAVDVGIAVFVVVLDTATTLAGWTWWPAEPGALAWTLLGLQAVACLSLIFRRRAPLAVVAVLGGFTLAVTLLISPLDALTPAAEDTLWAPFATVIAAYGPLYYRQSRRTALIALAVFAVIIARPWEASATVIMIGLLRTALGPLLALYFTARRRLVLALTERAERAERERHLLAEQARAEERARLAGEMHDVVSHRVSLMVMQAGALRMTAPDDATRRAAEELRAAGSQALDELRDLVGILRTAPDDHDAPPLAGIETLAAESTAAGTPTDLVEQGDRALASPVVGRTAYRIAREALTNVRKHAPGAHVTVRIDYDPAHVHLSIRNTPPRSEPDPGLVGSGSGLGIANLRRRVELVHGSLHAGPAPDGGFVVEATLPSYVPTAESVV from the coding sequence ATGGTTGACAGATCGTGGCTGCGTCGGCACCAGGGCGCCGTCGACGTGGGGATCGCGGTCTTCGTCGTGGTGCTCGACACCGCGACGACGCTGGCGGGGTGGACATGGTGGCCGGCCGAGCCGGGTGCACTCGCCTGGACGCTGCTCGGCCTGCAAGCCGTCGCCTGCCTGTCGCTGATCTTCCGCCGCCGCGCGCCGCTGGCCGTCGTCGCGGTCCTCGGAGGGTTCACGCTCGCCGTCACCCTGTTGATCTCTCCGCTGGACGCGCTGACGCCGGCGGCCGAGGACACGCTGTGGGCGCCCTTCGCCACCGTCATCGCGGCCTACGGGCCGCTGTACTACCGGCAGAGCCGCCGGACGGCCCTGATCGCGCTCGCCGTCTTCGCCGTCATCATCGCCCGGCCGTGGGAGGCGTCAGCCACGGTCATCATGATCGGGCTGTTGCGGACCGCGCTCGGGCCGCTGTTGGCGCTGTACTTCACCGCACGACGGCGCCTGGTGTTGGCGCTGACCGAGCGTGCCGAGCGCGCCGAGCGCGAACGTCACCTGCTTGCCGAACAGGCCCGCGCCGAGGAGCGCGCCCGGCTGGCCGGCGAGATGCACGACGTCGTGAGCCATCGGGTGAGCCTGATGGTGATGCAGGCCGGTGCGCTGCGGATGACCGCCCCCGACGACGCCACCCGGCGAGCCGCGGAGGAACTGCGGGCGGCGGGTAGCCAGGCGCTGGACGAACTGCGCGACCTGGTCGGCATCCTGCGCACCGCACCGGACGACCACGACGCACCGCCGCTGGCGGGCATCGAAACCCTGGCGGCGGAGTCGACCGCGGCCGGCACACCGACGGACCTGGTCGAGCAGGGCGACCGCGCGCTCGCCTCGCCGGTGGTCGGGCGCACGGCATACCGCATCGCACGGGAGGCGCTGACGAACGTCCGCAAGCACGCTCCCGGCGCGCACGTGACCGTGCGAATCGACTACGACCCGGCGCACGTGCACCTGTCGATCCGCAACACCCCGCCCCGGAGCGAGCCCGACCCCGGCCTGGTCGGCAGCGGATCCGGCCTGGGCATCGCGAACCTGCGCCGGCGCGTCGAGCTCGTGCACGGTTCACTGCACGCCGGGCCGGCGCCGGACGGCGGGTTCGTCGTCGAGGCCACGCTGCCCTCCTACGTGCCGACCGCGGAATCGGTGGTGTGA
- a CDS encoding response regulator transcription factor, producing MTRVVIVDDEPMVCAFLRTILGSVDDIDIVDEAHDGAAGVEAVVRNRPDVVLMDLRMPGVDGLTAIERINKLPDPPSIVVLTTFDADQYVLRALRAGAAGFLVKSTPPEDLIGLVRVAAEGHTVLSAAAARRLVAASADSQPARERARDLVASLSEREAEVLACLGEGLSNARIASRLYLSEATIKGYVSRIMDKLGCANRTQAGLIAHDAGIVGSDGNG from the coding sequence ATGACGCGGGTCGTGATCGTCGACGACGAGCCCATGGTGTGCGCCTTCCTGCGCACGATCCTCGGCTCGGTGGACGACATCGACATCGTCGACGAGGCGCACGACGGCGCCGCGGGCGTCGAAGCAGTGGTGCGCAACCGGCCCGACGTCGTGCTCATGGACCTGCGCATGCCCGGCGTGGACGGGCTGACCGCGATCGAACGCATCAACAAACTCCCCGATCCGCCGTCCATCGTCGTCCTGACGACTTTCGACGCCGACCAGTACGTGCTGCGGGCCCTCCGCGCCGGCGCAGCCGGGTTCCTGGTCAAGTCCACACCGCCGGAGGACCTGATCGGGCTGGTCCGGGTGGCCGCGGAAGGCCACACGGTGCTCTCCGCGGCCGCGGCCCGCCGGCTCGTGGCGGCATCGGCCGACAGCCAGCCGGCTCGCGAGCGGGCCCGGGACCTCGTCGCCTCGCTGAGCGAGCGGGAGGCCGAGGTCCTGGCCTGCCTCGGCGAGGGATTGTCGAACGCGCGGATCGCGTCGCGACTCTACCTGTCCGAGGCCACGATCAAGGGTTATGTGTCGCGAATCATGGACAAGCTCGGGTGCGCGAACCGCACCCAGGCGGGACTGATCGCCCACGACGCGGGCATCGTCGGCTCCGACGGGAACGGCTAG
- a CDS encoding LamG domain-containing protein, producing MNGRILKRALKLGLSLATALHLALVCFQQPGAPDTLSEYDAAVLADEPDVYWTMAGAESGSEIDLGDAGINGAYTGRPTETTLPNGDPAADFDGATQYFEAPDAAALSPATTGVITIEAWMRPDVLQFPNDESSGYVHWMGKGEAGQHEYVSRMYSLENTENRPHRISGYSFNLSGGLGAGSYFQDPVEAGEWIHYVLVINANATSEAFPNGYTKVYRDGVLRDQDDLSIRGQVIVPERGSAPFRAGTRDFASWFDGAVGKIAIWDTELTAEQIAAHTAAMTD from the coding sequence ATGAACGGCAGGATCCTCAAGCGAGCTCTCAAGCTCGGCCTCAGCCTCGCCACCGCCCTCCACCTGGCGCTGGTCTGCTTCCAGCAGCCCGGCGCTCCGGACACACTCTCCGAGTACGACGCCGCGGTGCTCGCCGACGAGCCCGACGTGTACTGGACGATGGCCGGCGCCGAGTCCGGTTCGGAGATCGACCTCGGCGATGCCGGGATCAACGGTGCCTACACCGGCCGCCCGACCGAGACCACACTGCCCAACGGCGACCCGGCCGCCGACTTCGACGGCGCGACGCAGTACTTCGAGGCGCCCGACGCCGCCGCCCTGAGTCCCGCGACGACCGGCGTCATCACCATCGAGGCGTGGATGCGTCCGGACGTGCTGCAGTTCCCCAACGACGAGAGCTCGGGCTACGTCCACTGGATGGGCAAGGGCGAAGCCGGGCAGCACGAGTACGTGTCGCGCATGTACTCGCTGGAGAACACCGAGAACCGGCCCCACCGCATCTCGGGCTACTCGTTCAACCTCTCCGGCGGGCTGGGCGCGGGGTCGTATTTCCAGGACCCGGTCGAGGCCGGCGAGTGGATCCACTACGTGCTCGTCATCAACGCGAACGCGACGAGCGAAGCCTTCCCCAACGGCTACACGAAGGTCTACCGCGACGGGGTCCTGCGCGACCAGGACGACCTCAGCATCCGCGGCCAGGTGATCGTCCCCGAGCGCGGTTCGGCGCCGTTCCGTGCGGGCACCCGCGACTTCGCCTCCTGGTTCGACGGCGCGGTGGGGAAGATTGCCATCTGGGACACCGAGCTGACGGCCGAGCAGATCGCCGCGCACACGGCGGCCATGACCGACTGA
- a CDS encoding LacI family DNA-binding transcriptional regulator encodes MSNRTSPTRLKDVAEAAGVSISTVSRVFSNPERLSPATVQHVREIAAQLRFKPNVVARALKRGVAANVGLIVPDITNPYMTTLLKAAQGRSRSSGVGVLVADTDDSATIERQVADQLSRQSRGIILSAPRMSAPHIREIAATIPVVLINRIVDGVPSVVTDSEEALGELVLHLQELGHRRVAYLPGPSGSWANRQHLKAITARAEEAGLELTVLAGPASTHTDGIAAAGQVCESGVTGVLAFDDVVASGLIEGLRREGRSVPGDVSVVGHDDILAELVQPGLTTVAGHSDRVGRLAIERLLDPEGEQDREVSIVVKATAVYRGSTGPASG; translated from the coding sequence GTGAGCAATCGCACCTCTCCTACCAGGCTGAAGGACGTCGCGGAGGCGGCCGGTGTCTCGATCTCGACGGTCTCCCGCGTGTTCTCCAACCCGGAGCGGCTCTCCCCGGCGACCGTCCAGCACGTCCGTGAGATCGCCGCACAGCTGCGGTTCAAACCCAACGTCGTCGCCCGGGCGCTCAAACGCGGCGTCGCCGCGAACGTCGGGCTGATCGTCCCGGACATCACGAACCCCTACATGACGACCCTGTTGAAGGCCGCCCAGGGCCGGTCCCGCTCCTCCGGGGTGGGCGTCCTCGTGGCGGACACGGACGACAGCGCCACGATCGAACGCCAGGTGGCCGACCAGTTGTCGCGGCAGTCGCGCGGCATCATTCTGTCCGCGCCGCGGATGAGCGCACCGCACATCCGTGAGATCGCCGCGACCATCCCCGTCGTGCTGATCAACCGGATCGTCGACGGCGTCCCCTCGGTGGTCACCGACTCCGAGGAGGCCCTCGGCGAACTCGTGCTCCACCTGCAGGAGCTGGGCCATCGCCGGGTGGCCTACCTCCCCGGGCCGTCGGGCTCGTGGGCCAACCGCCAGCACCTCAAGGCGATCACCGCCCGCGCGGAGGAGGCAGGCCTGGAGCTCACGGTTCTCGCCGGACCGGCGTCCACCCACACCGACGGCATCGCGGCCGCCGGGCAGGTCTGCGAGAGCGGCGTGACCGGCGTCCTCGCCTTCGACGACGTCGTCGCGTCGGGCCTCATCGAGGGGCTGCGGCGCGAGGGACGCTCGGTGCCCGGCGACGTCTCCGTCGTCGGCCACGACGACATCTTGGCCGAGCTCGTCCAGCCCGGGCTCACCACCGTGGCCGGGCACAGCGACCGCGTCGGCCGGCTCGCCATCGAACGGCTGCTCGATCCGGAGGGCGAGCAGGACCGCGAGGTCTCCATCGTCGTGAAGGCCACGGCGGTCTATCGCGGCTCCACAGGTCCCGCCTCCGGCTGA
- a CDS encoding Gfo/Idh/MocA family oxidoreductase, with translation MTPTVALVGASGYGRRHLAELLELHREGAIVVGAVVDVEPAAELPALLAASDASPFVTAGLGTALDHVGPDAVVIATPPHTHAALAARALASGAAVYLEKPPVPLPSQLASLVDLAGGTRFEVGFQQTPGVVAAVSDVLAAHDLGPVLRVTGFGALQRPDAYYARARWAGRRDLDGAPVFDGALFNPLAHVVHAALAVARTVEPRWAMAEFEAELGSVRPIQADDLAALRVHSRHGPLVTAVGTTAADRVVEPGLVVVAERASLRLRLRDLAASIVPVRHGPPGAAPARAVPVPASREHRSALRQLVLEPRGAADPLLTGSAAEPFVRLVAAVVDSVAAPTQLGHLGRSRDHDHDGDRWVELPGSTDAIDAAVTGGTMLGEQGVPVVAVRRAGLEEWNGLLGHPYDLDQAASEGVST, from the coding sequence ATGACGCCGACCGTCGCACTCGTGGGCGCGTCCGGCTACGGCCGGCGTCACCTGGCGGAGCTCCTGGAGCTGCACCGCGAGGGGGCGATCGTGGTCGGGGCGGTCGTGGACGTCGAACCGGCCGCTGAACTGCCTGCTCTGCTCGCCGCGAGCGACGCGTCACCCTTCGTCACCGCCGGTCTCGGCACGGCGCTCGACCACGTCGGCCCGGACGCGGTGGTCATCGCCACGCCCCCGCACACGCATGCCGCTCTCGCCGCGCGCGCCCTCGCGTCCGGCGCCGCCGTGTACCTGGAGAAGCCGCCGGTTCCGCTGCCGTCGCAGCTCGCCTCGCTGGTCGATCTCGCCGGCGGGACCCGGTTCGAGGTCGGGTTCCAGCAGACGCCGGGTGTCGTCGCGGCGGTCTCCGACGTCCTCGCGGCCCACGACCTCGGTCCGGTGCTCCGGGTGACGGGGTTCGGGGCGCTGCAGCGGCCTGACGCCTACTACGCCCGGGCCCGCTGGGCCGGTCGGCGCGACCTCGACGGCGCGCCCGTCTTCGACGGCGCGCTCTTCAACCCGCTCGCGCACGTGGTGCATGCCGCGCTCGCCGTCGCGCGCACGGTCGAGCCCCGGTGGGCGATGGCGGAGTTCGAGGCCGAGCTCGGCTCGGTGCGCCCGATCCAGGCCGACGACCTCGCCGCCCTGCGGGTCCACTCGCGGCACGGCCCGCTCGTGACCGCCGTGGGGACGACCGCGGCCGACCGCGTCGTCGAGCCCGGCCTCGTCGTCGTCGCAGAGCGTGCCTCACTCCGGCTGCGCCTGCGTGACTTGGCTGCCTCGATCGTGCCGGTTCGGCATGGGCCACCTGGGGCGGCGCCGGCGCGGGCGGTCCCCGTGCCGGCGTCCCGTGAGCATCGATCGGCACTCAGACAGCTGGTGCTTGAGCCGCGCGGTGCCGCGGACCCGTTGCTCACGGGGTCGGCCGCCGAGCCCTTCGTGCGGCTGGTCGCCGCCGTCGTCGACAGCGTGGCGGCGCCTACCCAGCTCGGGCACCTCGGCCGCTCCCGCGACCATGACCACGACGGGGACCGCTGGGTCGAGCTGCCGGGCAGCACGGACGCGATCGACGCCGCCGTCACCGGCGGCACGATGCTCGGCGAGCAGGGTGTGCCGGTCGTGGCCGTGCGCCGCGCCGGGCTCGAGGAGTGGAACGGCCTGCTCGGGCACCCGTACGATCTCGACCAGGCCGCCAGCGAGGGAGTGAGTACGTGA
- a CDS encoding carbohydrate ABC transporter permease, translating to MTVAASQDIAPRRRHRRGQPGPLERTIRWALMTVAVALVLGPLLWQLGTALKGAGEATVGFPGSLVPSQPTFANFVTAFTDVPLGRYLLNSATISALGVTLNLILATLTGYALARISFRGRALYIGILLATAALPFEVILVSTLLVTRGLSLQDTVLGVVLPQAVSIVSILVMRQAFVGIPDEIEEAATMDGAGPIRIFRSIMLPSVRSSLAVVAVLGFLDSWDQFLWPLVILSDPDKYPVNVGVQFLSGAFSADQRVISAAAVIVMVPPLLVYFLMQKQVFTGLAEGALKG from the coding sequence ATGACCGTCGCCGCCAGCCAGGACATCGCGCCGCGTCGACGCCACCGGCGGGGCCAGCCCGGTCCGCTGGAGCGGACCATCCGCTGGGCGCTGATGACCGTCGCCGTCGCCCTCGTCCTCGGACCACTGCTCTGGCAGCTCGGCACCGCGCTCAAGGGCGCCGGCGAGGCGACCGTCGGCTTCCCCGGGAGCCTCGTCCCGTCGCAACCCACGTTCGCCAACTTCGTCACCGCGTTCACCGACGTGCCCCTCGGCAGGTACCTGCTCAACTCGGCCACGATCTCCGCGCTCGGGGTGACACTCAATCTGATCCTCGCGACGCTGACCGGCTACGCGCTCGCCCGGATCAGCTTCCGGGGGCGTGCCCTCTACATCGGGATCCTGCTCGCGACGGCGGCGCTGCCGTTCGAGGTCATCCTGGTGTCGACGCTCCTGGTGACCCGCGGGCTGTCGCTGCAGGACACCGTGCTCGGCGTGGTGCTGCCGCAGGCGGTGTCGATCGTGTCGATCCTCGTCATGCGGCAGGCGTTCGTCGGCATCCCGGACGAGATCGAGGAGGCCGCCACCATGGACGGTGCGGGGCCGATCCGCATCTTCCGGTCGATCATGCTGCCGTCCGTCCGCAGCTCGCTCGCGGTCGTGGCGGTGCTCGGTTTCCTCGACAGCTGGGACCAGTTCCTCTGGCCGCTCGTCATCCTGAGCGATCCGGACAAGTACCCGGTGAACGTCGGCGTGCAGTTCCTGTCCGGTGCCTTCTCCGCCGATCAGCGCGTTATCAGTGCCGCGGCCGTCATCGTCATGGTGCCGCCGTTGCTGGTGTACTTCCTCATGCAGAAGCAGGTCTTCACCGGACTGGCCGAGGGAGCGCTGAAGGGATGA
- a CDS encoding carbohydrate ABC transporter permease, producing the protein MRTRRAPLRRHRWWVPVVFVAPVLVLQVTFLFLPLANTFVLAFTNASTVGGGVFTGLANFQAIFSSAQFWEATGHTGIYMALATPLIVCISLGLALLVNTKMRGTGIVRPILFSPLVMPMAVVALMFQYVLSSDGLVNQVLRGLSVVSEPVPFLTSSHLALFSAILVTVWKSCGLYTLILLAALQNVSRELDEAAELDGAGWLRRTWSVTIPQIRGTVGLVAVLSAIAALRAFTEPYVLTGGGPGTSAQTVVLFLFTKGISPGTQAGFASAVSLVLFAFVLVVSALSWAITRKGRVR; encoded by the coding sequence GTGCGCACACGGCGCGCCCCGCTGCGGCGGCACCGCTGGTGGGTGCCTGTCGTCTTCGTGGCGCCGGTGCTCGTCCTCCAGGTCACCTTCCTCTTCCTGCCGCTGGCCAACACGTTCGTGCTCGCGTTCACGAACGCCAGCACGGTCGGCGGCGGGGTCTTCACGGGGCTGGCGAACTTCCAGGCGATCTTCTCCTCCGCCCAGTTCTGGGAGGCGACCGGGCACACGGGCATCTACATGGCGCTCGCGACGCCGCTCATCGTCTGCATCTCGCTCGGCCTGGCCCTGCTCGTGAACACGAAGATGCGCGGCACCGGCATCGTCCGGCCGATCCTGTTCTCGCCGCTGGTCATGCCGATGGCCGTCGTCGCGCTGATGTTCCAGTACGTGCTGAGCTCCGACGGCCTGGTCAACCAGGTCCTGCGCGGGCTCTCCGTCGTCTCCGAACCCGTCCCGTTCCTCACCAGCTCCCACCTCGCGCTCTTCAGCGCGATCCTGGTCACCGTGTGGAAGAGCTGCGGCCTCTACACGCTCATCCTGCTCGCGGCGCTGCAGAACGTCTCCCGCGAGCTCGACGAAGCGGCGGAACTCGACGGGGCGGGCTGGCTGCGACGCACGTGGAGCGTCACGATCCCGCAGATCCGCGGCACGGTCGGGCTCGTCGCAGTGCTCTCGGCCATCGCCGCACTGCGCGCCTTCACCGAGCCGTACGTCCTCACCGGCGGCGGGCCGGGCACCTCGGCCCAGACCGTCGTCCTGTTCCTGTTCACCAAGGGCATCTCGCCGGGCACCCAGGCCGGTTTCGCCTCGGCCGTCAGCCTCGTGCTCTTCGCCTTCGTGCTCGTCGTCTCGGCCCTGTCGTGGGCGATCACCAGGAAAGGTCGGGTCCGATGA